In the genome of Deltaproteobacteria bacterium, one region contains:
- a CDS encoding MOSC domain-containing protein: MAADEPGFGPRGDPACHLGLDQLEERLRALPAAPRDAGRVALLVRRGPDKARGAPERIGLRPETGVPGDAWGRQQKPDPTAELTVMEVDVAELIANGQPLTVFGDNVFLELDLSADNLPTGSRLRIGGATLEVTAKPHNGCRKFAARFGQDALRLVSKPELRGRNLRGIYMRVVEAGEVAVGNAVEVLSRPARVQQGS, translated from the coding sequence ATGGCGGCCGACGAGCCCGGCTTCGGACCACGGGGGGACCCGGCGTGCCATCTCGGGCTCGATCAGCTCGAGGAGCGGCTGCGTGCGCTCCCTGCGGCTCCGCGGGACGCCGGCCGGGTGGCGCTTCTGGTGCGGAGAGGTCCGGACAAGGCTCGTGGGGCGCCGGAGCGAATCGGGCTGCGGCCCGAAACAGGCGTACCGGGGGACGCGTGGGGCCGGCAGCAGAAGCCGGATCCGACGGCGGAGCTCACGGTGATGGAGGTGGACGTCGCCGAGCTGATCGCGAACGGGCAGCCGCTCACCGTGTTCGGAGACAACGTCTTCCTGGAGCTGGATCTCTCCGCCGACAACCTCCCGACGGGAAGCCGCCTGCGCATCGGGGGCGCGACGCTGGAGGTCACGGCCAAGCCGCACAACGGCTGCCGCAAGTTCGCCGCCCGCTTCGGGCAGGACGCGCTGCGGCTGGTGTCGAAGCCCGAGCTGCGGGGCCGCAACCTGCGCGGCATCTACATGCGTGTCGTCGAGGCCGGCGAGGTTGCCGTGGGGAATGCGGTCGAGGTGCTGTCGCGGCCCGCTCGGGTGCAGCAGGGCTCGTAG